Proteins from one candidate division KSB1 bacterium genomic window:
- a CDS encoding ROK family protein: MDYRTDERIVLTLDAGGTNFVFSAIQGCREIIEPVRLPAHANDLQKSLQSLSDGFHQVKNKLSAKPVAISFAFPGPADYPRGIIGDLGNLPAYRGGVALGPMLEAEFDLPVFINNDGDLYAYGEAIDGFLPKVNSRLREYGTPRQFHNLFAVTLGTGFGGGLVSNNSLYIGDNAAACEIWITRNKLHPDSFAEEGASIRAVRRVYAEHADISFDDAPEPKDIYAIATGEKRGNREAAVKAFDELGEVVGDALANAVTLFDSLIVIGGGLSGAHALFLPAVVREMNSKLKTRGGESVDRLVQNVYNLEDEQQCQSFLKGEVTTITVPGTEELVKYDPEKRIGVGVASLETSQAVSVGAYAFALDNQYK; encoded by the coding sequence ACATTGGATGCCGGCGGTACCAACTTTGTGTTTTCGGCGATACAGGGCTGCCGCGAGATTATCGAGCCGGTCCGACTGCCGGCGCATGCGAATGATCTGCAAAAAAGTTTGCAATCGCTTTCGGATGGATTTCATCAGGTCAAGAATAAACTGAGCGCCAAACCCGTAGCGATCAGTTTTGCCTTTCCCGGGCCGGCGGATTATCCGCGCGGGATTATCGGCGATTTGGGCAATTTGCCGGCGTATCGCGGCGGTGTGGCCCTGGGACCGATGCTGGAGGCCGAGTTTGATCTTCCGGTGTTTATCAATAATGACGGCGATCTGTATGCTTATGGTGAAGCTATTGACGGATTTCTGCCCAAAGTCAATAGCCGGCTGCGCGAATACGGCACCCCGAGGCAGTTTCATAATTTATTTGCCGTTACCCTGGGAACCGGATTCGGCGGCGGCCTGGTAAGCAATAATTCATTGTATATCGGCGACAATGCCGCAGCCTGCGAAATCTGGATTACCCGCAACAAACTGCACCCGGATTCGTTTGCAGAGGAAGGCGCCAGTATCCGGGCGGTTCGCCGGGTCTATGCTGAACACGCGGATATCAGTTTCGATGATGCGCCGGAACCCAAAGATATTTATGCGATTGCGACGGGGGAAAAACGAGGAAACCGGGAAGCAGCCGTAAAAGCGTTCGATGAACTGGGCGAGGTTGTCGGTGACGCCCTGGCGAACGCGGTCACGCTGTTTGACAGTCTGATCGTCATCGGCGGCGGACTGAGCGGCGCTCATGCACTGTTTCTGCCGGCCGTGGTTCGGGAAATGAACAGCAAGCTAAAGACGCGGGGCGGCGAATCTGTTGACCGGCTGGTACAAAACGTGTATAATCTGGAAGATGAGCAGCAATGTCAATCATTTCTAAAAGGTGAGGTTACCACTATCACCGTGCCGGGAACGGAAGAACTAGTGAAATATGATCCGGAAAAACGCATCGGTGTCGGTGTGGCTTCTCTGGAGACCAGTCAGGCTGTTTCTGTTGGCGCGTATGCCTTTGCCCTGGATAATCAGTACAAATGA